Proteins encoded within one genomic window of Planctomycetota bacterium:
- a CDS encoding alpha-amylase family protein → MSMPSPGNERLQLRRRQIHLDFHTSPDIPAVGVDFDPDQFADTLAEAGVDSVTCFARCHHGHVYYPTERFADLVHPHLQRPNLLGEQIEACHARGIRVPIYITVQWDHLQSRRHRDWIMVDENGADVGGKPLTPGFYHFLDVSHPGYRRFLFDMVADLVANVPAVDGFFFDITQSRFSYASHWLETLRERGLDVKSEHDRDQFARDVMDTWKREMTAFIRELPGCKSEETTIFYNAGHVGPKDRVAAEAFTHFELESLPSGGWGYMHFPTAARYARTLGNPILGMTGKFHTTWGDFGSLKNRPALDFECLQMAAHGAVCSVGDQLHPRGTLDPATYRLIGETYAKVQRVEPWCTGSTPVTEIALVTPEGMTGPGVGGAAQGGKLPEAIAAANRVLQELAFQFSIVSDADDLSPYRLVIIPEGVPLVGELAQKLEAYHDAGGTLVLIAPDGAQCDPGFLADVFSVEVDGDAATAPEFVRLGKGFATDLDASAYVMYRRGRKLSQLEGSKVLASSEPAYFDRTAEHFCSHQHAPSTMVETNPAILRSRHGRAITFAHPLFLTHFDNAARWCKVMLATAIELIMPGRLVRHDGPSTLLCHLTHQPQEQRRVLHLLHYVPERRGKEFDVIEDVLPLHNLTVSIEADKAVAATLQPEGMKLHTDYADGRLSVRVPKLEGHAMIVLDD, encoded by the coding sequence TCCGGACATTCCGGCTGTCGGTGTGGACTTCGATCCGGACCAGTTTGCCGACACGCTGGCAGAGGCTGGGGTGGACTCGGTGACGTGCTTTGCCAGGTGTCATCACGGGCACGTCTACTACCCGACGGAGCGGTTTGCGGACCTCGTGCATCCGCACTTGCAGCGGCCGAACCTGCTGGGCGAGCAGATCGAGGCGTGTCACGCGCGGGGCATTCGCGTGCCGATCTACATCACCGTCCAGTGGGACCACCTTCAGAGCCGGCGGCACCGCGACTGGATCATGGTCGACGAGAACGGAGCCGACGTCGGCGGGAAGCCGCTGACGCCCGGGTTCTACCACTTCCTGGACGTGTCGCACCCGGGCTATCGGCGTTTTCTGTTCGACATGGTGGCGGACCTCGTCGCGAACGTGCCGGCAGTGGATGGGTTCTTCTTCGACATCACACAGAGCCGGTTCTCCTATGCGTCGCACTGGCTTGAAACCCTTCGCGAGCGCGGGCTGGACGTGAAGAGCGAGCACGACCGCGACCAGTTCGCACGCGACGTGATGGACACGTGGAAGCGCGAGATGACGGCGTTCATCCGCGAGCTTCCGGGTTGCAAGAGCGAGGAGACGACAATCTTCTACAACGCCGGGCACGTCGGCCCGAAGGACCGCGTGGCGGCGGAGGCGTTCACGCACTTCGAGCTCGAGTCGTTGCCATCGGGCGGCTGGGGATACATGCACTTTCCGACGGCCGCCCGGTACGCGCGGACACTGGGCAATCCGATTCTGGGGATGACCGGCAAGTTCCACACGACCTGGGGCGACTTCGGCTCCCTCAAGAATCGCCCCGCGCTCGACTTCGAGTGCCTGCAGATGGCGGCCCACGGTGCGGTCTGTTCCGTCGGCGATCAGCTGCACCCGCGCGGCACGCTCGATCCGGCGACATATCGGCTCATCGGCGAGACCTACGCGAAGGTGCAACGCGTCGAGCCGTGGTGCACGGGCAGCACGCCGGTCACGGAGATCGCACTCGTCACGCCCGAAGGCATGACCGGCCCGGGCGTCGGCGGAGCGGCCCAGGGCGGAAAGCTTCCCGAGGCGATCGCCGCCGCAAACCGAGTCCTGCAGGAGCTCGCATTCCAGTTCAGCATCGTCAGCGATGCCGACGACCTGTCGCCCTACCGACTCGTCATCATTCCAGAGGGTGTTCCGCTCGTCGGCGAGCTCGCGCAGAAGCTGGAGGCCTACCACGACGCGGGCGGGACGCTGGTCTTGATCGCACCGGACGGTGCGCAGTGCGATCCGGGCTTCCTCGCCGATGTCTTTTCCGTCGAAGTCGACGGAGACGCGGCGACTGCTCCGGAGTTCGTTCGTCTCGGCAAAGGCTTCGCGACCGACCTCGACGCGTCGGCGTACGTCATGTATCGACGCGGCAGAAAGCTTTCGCAGCTCGAAGGGTCGAAGGTGCTGGCATCGAGCGAGCCGGCGTACTTCGACCGGACGGCCGAGCACTTCTGCTCGCACCAGCACGCCCCGAGCACGATGGTCGAGACCAACCCGGCCATCCTCCGCTCGCGTCACGGCCGAGCGATCACGTTCGCTCATCCGCTGTTTCTGACGCACTTCGACAATGCCGCTCGGTGGTGCAAAGTGATGCTCGCAACCGCGATCGAGTTGATCATGCCGGGCCGCCTCGTTCGACACGACGGCCCGTCGACGCTGCTGTGCCACCTGACCCACCAGCCGCAAGAGCAACGGCGAGTCCTGCACCTGCTGCACTACGTGCCCGAGCGACGTGGCAAAGAGTTCGACGTCATCGAAGACGTACTGCCTCTTCACAATCTGACCGTGTCGATCGAGGCCGACAAGGCGGTGGCGGCCACGCTCCAGCCGGAGGGCATGAAACTGCATACCGACTACGCCGACGGGCGACTGTCGGTCCGCGTGCCGAAGCTCGAAGGCCACGCGATGATCGTGCTAGACGACTGA
- a CDS encoding fucose isomerase yields MSYQTPTLPQPASIPEKTALLIANGDLRDTANAVCWAAQQELESDATDAFKAFGWRLQRAHGTIETPHGSHGFINSQKRGREVFAGIHPDAPLVVAEAVWQYSHHLMPGLLRHRGPILILANWSGTWPGLVGALNLRGSLTKAGKAYSLLWAESFEEEGFRNQVKTWLDTGSVGHDTSHVTPLGKLPQAEKELGEAVAAELQAKPAIMGVFDEGCMGMFNAIIPDHLLNPTGVYKERLSQSALYAGMQEVTDDEAEACFDWYKQAGINFQFGPNEVDDLTENQVKQQCRMYIAACRIADDFGCDTIGIQYQQGLKDLAPASDLVEGTLNCSVRPPVKNAAGDVIFDGRPIPHFNEVDECAGLDGLLTDRIWRAMGMQPDNTLHDLRWGDPDKSGTTDEYVWVFEISGSVPPTHFPNGWRDATSERQPPMYFRLGGGTIKGISKAGECVWSRIYVADDALHMDIGRSKAIDLPIEETQRRWDNTTPQWPIMHGVTYGVTRDQMMAQHQANHIQLVYADDASSADRALAAKAAAAKAMGITVHLCGTSKDGTPLADHLATLA; encoded by the coding sequence ATGAGTTACCAGACACCGACCCTTCCCCAGCCCGCCTCGATTCCCGAAAAGACTGCTCTACTCATCGCCAACGGCGACCTGCGCGATACCGCCAACGCCGTCTGCTGGGCCGCTCAGCAGGAGCTCGAATCCGACGCTACTGACGCATTCAAAGCATTCGGGTGGAGGCTCCAGCGGGCCCACGGCACGATTGAGACGCCGCACGGCAGCCACGGCTTTATCAACAGCCAGAAGCGCGGCCGAGAGGTCTTCGCTGGCATTCACCCCGACGCACCGCTCGTCGTCGCCGAGGCCGTCTGGCAGTACAGCCACCACCTGATGCCTGGCCTCCTGCGGCATCGCGGGCCGATCCTGATCCTGGCCAACTGGTCAGGCACGTGGCCGGGGTTGGTCGGCGCGCTCAATCTACGCGGCTCGCTCACCAAGGCGGGCAAGGCGTACTCGCTGCTCTGGGCCGAGTCGTTTGAGGAGGAGGGCTTCCGCAACCAAGTCAAGACGTGGCTCGATACCGGCAGCGTCGGCCACGACACCTCGCACGTCACACCACTCGGCAAGCTTCCGCAAGCCGAGAAGGAACTCGGCGAAGCCGTCGCGGCCGAGCTTCAGGCCAAGCCGGCGATCATGGGCGTCTTTGACGAAGGGTGCATGGGCATGTTCAACGCGATCATCCCGGACCACCTGCTCAATCCGACCGGCGTCTACAAGGAGCGTCTCAGCCAGTCCGCGCTCTACGCGGGCATGCAGGAGGTCACCGACGACGAGGCCGAGGCGTGCTTCGACTGGTACAAGCAGGCCGGCATCAACTTCCAATTCGGCCCGAACGAAGTGGACGATCTCACGGAGAACCAGGTCAAGCAGCAGTGCCGCATGTACATCGCTGCCTGCCGCATCGCCGACGACTTCGGCTGCGACACCATCGGCATCCAGTACCAGCAGGGCCTGAAAGACCTCGCCCCGGCGAGCGACCTCGTCGAAGGCACACTCAACTGCTCTGTGCGTCCGCCGGTCAAGAACGCCGCCGGCGACGTCATTTTCGACGGCCGGCCGATCCCGCACTTCAACGAAGTCGACGAATGCGCCGGCCTCGACGGCCTGCTGACCGATCGCATCTGGCGGGCGATGGGCATGCAGCCCGACAACACGCTGCACGACCTGCGGTGGGGCGACCCGGACAAGAGCGGCACGACCGACGAGTACGTCTGGGTCTTCGAGATCAGCGGTAGCGTTCCGCCGACGCACTTCCCCAACGGCTGGCGTGACGCGACCAGCGAGCGTCAGCCGCCCATGTACTTCCGACTCGGCGGCGGGACGATCAAGGGCATCAGCAAGGCCGGCGAGTGCGTCTGGTCTCGCATTTACGTCGCGGACGACGCGCTCCACATGGACATCGGCCGCAGCAAGGCGATCGACCTGCCGATCGAAGAGACGCAGCGTCGCTGGGACAACACGACCCCGCAGTGGCCGATCATGCACGGCGTGACGTACGGCGTCACGCGCGACCAGATGATGGCCCAGCACCAGGCCAACCACATCCAACTCGTCTACGCCGACGATGCGTCATCCGCCGACCGCGCCCTCGCCGCCAAAGCCGCTGCCGCGAAGGCGATGGGCATCACCGTCCATCTCTGCGGCACAAGCAAAGACGGCACACCGCTCGCCGATCATCTAGCGACGCTCGCGTGA